Part of the Gemmatimonadota bacterium genome, TCGTCTCAGGAACACCAATACGAATAGAGCGACCCTTGTCGCAGCTTGAACCTGACGCCAGTTTATGTCCCATTGTAATCGTAGGGCCGGTTTCTGAAGAGGTAGTCTATCGGTTCATCTACAAAAATTATGTTCGGGTCCAGGTCGCTTTCTGCAAAGGCGGTTTCACAACCGGTATTGAACCGGAGAGGGGGAAGGCGACGCATCCAGTGGCAGCAGTAGATCGCTGCGATCATGAACCGCGTTTGGTCGGAGAGATTTGGCATTCCCCGATGCCAGAGCCGGGGATCGCGGATCAGAATGCTTCCCTTTTTTGTATTCCCCCGGACCGGCGGTGCCACTTTCCGGCGTGCTTCATGCAGGTGTTCTTCTACCTTGATATCATCTCCATCTACCTTTTGCGTTTCCAGATGGGAGCCGGGCCAGAGTTCGATACTTCCGTTGGCTTCTGTTACCTCGTCCAGGGCAATATTGACAATGACTTTGGACGGCGGGTGCGCGACATCCAGGTTCGGCCAGAGTTGTCCCGAGTCAACATGTACCGGCTGGAGCTTGCTGCCCGGCAAGTTGGTGTTGCCGGTATAGCGATTGTTGAAGATCCCTTCGCCGAGCAGGGCTTTCGAGACCTGGACCACATAGGGGTTCGCCATAACGTCGCGAAAGACGTACGGGGGGAAGGGGGGCGGCTCCTGCTGGACGTTTCCCCAAACGAAGTTATGGGGTGGCGCAGGGGTGTTCATGATCTTCTCTATGTCTTCGGTCATCCGCTCACAGAGAAGATCGAGGTGTTCGTGCGCGACCACTGCATTGAGGATGATGTAGCCCTCCGTTCGAATGGCATCGAGGGCCTGTTTCAGGTGCGCGTCGGTGAGAGATTCGGCTGCGTGTTCTTCCGGTGTGACGGTGATTTCCAAGTGTACTCCCTTCCCGCAGAGCTTGCATCGTGTCATGAAAAAAGATGAGAGCTATTTTGTCGGATCGTCCGACACCCGAATAATAAGCTTACCAAAATTTTCGCCTTTGAGCAGACCAATCAAAGCTGCGGGCGCGTTTTCCAAACCATCGACAATATCTTCCTTGTAGCGCAATTTGTCTTCGCGAATCCATCCGCCTAAAGTGCTAAAAGCTTCTTCTCTTTGGTCCGCATAGTCCGAGACAATGAAACCCCGAAAGGTGAGTCGTTTGGTGAGAATCTGGCGCAGCATATAATGCATCTGGTTGGGACCGGGTGGCAATCCCGTATCATTGGCAATGGCGATGGTGCCACATACGGGTATCCGGGCAAAGGGGTTGAACAGCGGCAACACCGTCTCAAACACCTTGCCTGCCACATTCTCAAAATAAACATCAATCCCGTCCGGACAAGCACCGGCGATTTGTTCTTCAAAATCGTCGGCTCTGTGGTTCACACACGCATCGAATCCAAACGCATCGGTGACATACTGGCATTTTTCTTTAGTCCCCGCGATGCCTACGGCCCGCGCGCCTTTGATTTTGGCGATTTGTCCAACCACCGAACCCACCGCTCCCGAGGCAGCGGCGACGACGACTGTCTCATCGGGTTGCGGTTTGCCGATATTGAGCAGCCCCGTGTATGCGGTCATGCCTGGCATGCCCAGCACGCCCACTGAGGTAGAGATCGGCCCCCAGGCCGGATCGATCTTGCGTAGCGCCTTTCCGGGGAGCGCGAAAAGGGATTGCCACCCGCCCTTGCCCTCCACGATGTCGCCCTCAGCAAATTCCGAATTGTTTGAGGCGATCACCTTTCCCACGCAGCCGCCCTCCATCACTGTGCCAAGTTCGACCGGTTTGGCATAGTTTTTCGCATCATTCATCCTGCCGCGCATGTAGGGATCCAGCGAAAGATAAATCGTCTGGCACAAAACTTCACCCTCACCAGGGATAGGCACGTCGGATTCCACCAACTGGAAATCACCTGGTTTCGGTTCTCCTTCGGGACGAGCAACCAGCAAGATTTGACGGTTTTTTAGATCGGACATATGTATTCCTTTATCAAGCTCAAATTCGTGCGAATTTTTGCAGTCGGTTGGGTTGGTGGGGCACTTCGGTGACGTAAATATCACCGCGACTATCAACGCAGATGCCGTGCGCAGGATCGATAAACTGTCCGGGATTTGAGCCTTCCTCGCCCCATCGTGCCAGCAGAGCACCATCCAGGTCAAAAATGCTGACGCGCTGGGGCGCTTCGGCAATATAGACAATATGATCTGGATCGATGTGAATGTTATTCGGAGATTGGATATCTGTCCACTTCTCCAGAAAGTTACCATCAAAATCGAAAAGCTGAATGCGGTGGTTTTCCCGGTCGCTTACAAGCACGCGGTCGCGTGGGTCAATGCATAAATCGTGCGGCAGGGCAAACTGGCCGGGTCCTGTGCCTTCCTCGCCCCAGGAAAGAATCCGTTCGCCTTTCGCTGAAAAGCGATGCACCCGGTGCTGGCCATATCCGTCCGAAACAAAAATCTCACCTGAGGGAGCAGCCATCGCCTTGGTTGGCCTGTTGAATGGCTCGCCCGGTGAACCTGTTTGGCCTGGCATACCCAGGGTCTGAAGCACTTCTCCATCTGTGCTGAAGATACGCACGGTATGATCGTCAACATCCGCACAATAAATCCGATCCGCCGGGTCGATCCAGATATTATG contains:
- a CDS encoding phytanoyl-CoA dioxygenase family protein; protein product: MEITVTPEEHAAESLTDAHLKQALDAIRTEGYIILNAVVAHEHLDLLCERMTEDIEKIMNTPAPPHNFVWGNVQQEPPPFPPYVFRDVMANPYVVQVSKALLGEGIFNNRYTGNTNLPGSKLQPVHVDSGQLWPNLDVAHPPSKVIVNIALDEVTEANGSIELWPGSHLETQKVDGDDIKVEEHLHEARRKVAPPVRGNTKKGSILIRDPRLWHRGMPNLSDQTRFMIAAIYCCHWMRRLPPLRFNTGCETAFAESDLDPNIIFVDEPIDYLFRNRPYDYNGT
- a CDS encoding NADP-dependent oxidoreductase, whose product is MSDLKNRQILLVARPEGEPKPGDFQLVESDVPIPGEGEVLCQTIYLSLDPYMRGRMNDAKNYAKPVELGTVMEGGCVGKVIASNNSEFAEGDIVEGKGGWQSLFALPGKALRKIDPAWGPISTSVGVLGMPGMTAYTGLLNIGKPQPDETVVVAAASGAVGSVVGQIAKIKGARAVGIAGTKEKCQYVTDAFGFDACVNHRADDFEEQIAGACPDGIDVYFENVAGKVFETVLPLFNPFARIPVCGTIAIANDTGLPPGPNQMHYMLRQILTKRLTFRGFIVSDYADQREEAFSTLGGWIREDKLRYKEDIVDGLENAPAALIGLLKGENFGKLIIRVSDDPTK